The genomic DNA tgttgtgtggtGTCTGGTTGGGATGATAGTGTACGCATAACTCCTCCCTCCCTTAATAGAAAACTCTCCTGAGTTTGAATAGTattggttttcttttttttaattttacaagatattaaaattattattataatcacaataaaacttaaaattgatATTCCAATATGAGCgatatttttgtgatattttaattcattaatttcttttaaattttcttcgtttttaaatacaaggtcgttaattgtaattttgttagtgaaattGTGAGTATCATAGTTTGGATAATAAAATCTTTGATTGTATGATATGTTAGTATTTGAGAATGTTTGGTATAGGATCTTAATTGTGCAGTTATTATAATGAATCAATGTAGtgtttttcaacttaatttttctGTTGTCGCAGTTCTGGTTTAGTTCTAtgccatttgcattttttattaaaatagtttcttcatcaatttgaaaaatttctgtaaTGCTATTTTTGATAAGTTCACAATTTAATAAGTAGATGCAATGTTTAGAAATTTGTAGTTCATTGAGTGTTTTAGCTTCTTCCAATTTATAGGTGacatttttgtattcaaaaacattttcaatttctgCTGTTATTTCTTTGGCTTCTGTATTTGGTATAGGAATAATAGTTTTCAATTGTACCGATTGAAATTCTTTTGGGATTTTGACCACGAAcattaacaaattttctttatattccaaggcgcataattttatatattgaagtTTGTTGAGGTCtatgttgtaattataaatttcttcattttttaaaaTGCTTGGGTGAAAAATACCACTTTTTGCTGAAATAATGTTTTCCTGAATCTGGTTTACTGCGTCTTTGAGAATGtttatcttcttcttcttatccATCGTTTCAAATAGAAATTTATGTACAGAACCTATACCGTTAATTAAAcctctctttttatactctcgcaacctgttgctacagagtataatagttttgttcacctaacggttgtttgtatcacctaaaactaatcgagttagatatagggttaggtatatataaatgatcaggatgaagagacgagttgaaatccgggtgactgtctgtccgtccgtccgtctgtccgtccgtgcaagctgtaacttgagtaaaaattgagatatctttatgaaacttggtagacatgtttcagggtaccgtgagacggttggtattgcagatgggcataatcgcaccactgccacgcccacaaaacgccattaatcaaaaacaaataaattgccataactaagctccgcaataagatacaagactgttatttggtacacaggatcgcattagggaggggcatctgcagttaaattcttattttaaagtgggcgtggtcccgcccataataagtttaatgtacatatctcctaaaccgctaacgctataataaaaatattcactggaagcaaatgtttttagcacttctattggcggtgtgaaaatagttgaaatcgggtggcaactccgcccactccccatataacggtactgttaaaaactactaaaagcgcgataaatcaagcactaaacacgccagagacattaaatggtatgagatgactttataggaaccgcgttcaaaattagacggtgggcgtggcacagcccacttttaggtgaaaacccatatcttgagatctgcttaaccgatttcaaccaaattcggtacataacattcttctcatatttctatgttatagtgcgaataatgggcgaaatcggactacaaccacgcctacttcccatataacaccatttgaaattccatctgattctttcactttcactatgcatatcaagcaacatgattatatcggggtaaaactttgcttgaataatacgtttaaagtatgccaccttgtgaccaaaaattgtttaaatcgaaccaaaactgttcaagcccctaggtactgaatatgtggaccccagtgcctatagtttacatttttattgaaaatatcggtcaacatagaacaaggcggcaagatccacaaagaaatctaaaacgagtataccatttgactttgcgagagtataaaatgttcggctacatccgaacttagcccttccttacttgtttctactAACTTCTTTTCTTGGGATTAATGTTTTGATTTTACCTCTCaagatttcaatttcattagatAGGGTGTAGTAATGTAGATGTGAATATGTTTGCgagatttttgttatattatttagtaTGTAAAGAATTTCAAGGTCAATTATGTGAATTACGAGGTCAGATGATGTAACAATCTGTTTAGTGTTGCTGATAATTTCTGCGTATCCATTGTCGGTATGTATTTGATGTACTTCCAGTTTGGCTGCATTACTAATTATTACAATTGCTATCATCAATGTTATTTTGAAGATGTATTTgacctaaaaaatttgtttggacgTTTAATATTTGTCGGGTGAATATTATCTAATGGCAATTTTCTATACCTTGGTTCGTATTTGTGCCGAACCGCTTTATAATTTCTTACGTAACCTTCTTTTTGAGTATTATTAAACTCTTCTCTATTTCTATTTAGTTTTCCTATGCATTTTTCTTTAGTCTTCTGAATAGTGtctttaatcaaatttttatcagtttttcCATTTATAACCTCAAGAGGTGTGGTTTTAATTGTAGAATGATAAGATTTGTTATACCATTCTATGCTTTGAAATACTTTTTCCGCTGTCGAAAGGCTTGGTTTTTCAATTTCTAGGACTCTAATTCTTTCGGAGAGAGTACTATGAAATCTTTCGATATCTGAATTCCCAGTATGACTGTTTGGTTTTGTAAAATGAACTTCTATTTCTTCTTtcctaaaaaaatcttttatgtTAATTGAGTTGAATTCATTATCTAATATTAACTTTCTGGGTCTTCCTTTGATAGAAAAGAATAATCTAAGCTTTTCTATAATAGTTATACTGTTTCTATCTTCTAGCTGCAATGCCATAGCAAATTTCGCAAATTTGTCTATAAAAGTAAGgaagcaacattttttatttatgtatatatctgcgtGAACTATTTCATTTATAGCTGATGGTGTTTtcgttaattgaaattttggttttaagGGTTTTCTATCATATTTTGCTCTATTGCAAACAtcgcaattatttatatatttttgaatcaaaactttcaaatttttccagtatattagttttttcaatttttcaaaattttcattaataccTGCATGGCCTGTTTCATTTTTATGATATTGAGCAAACTTTATAAACTTGTTCGATTGATTATcggttaaataagaaaaaatacctGCTTTTCCACTATTTATGTGCCTACGACAAAGatctatgaaattattattttttatatcttctgcgctaataaaaattttcttcgtgTTGCCTAGTTCTTTAGAttccatattttcttttttgttaaaattatttgtgtatTGAAGCGATTTACAATAGTatgtaaaattggaaaatgatCATTTAGTTTCTCCTCTTGAGAGCGGGTTGTAGCATTTGTGCTTATGTTGTCTTCTTCCAATGAATGAATCTCGCCTGTGTTACTATCTATTCTACTTAGAAAATCGGCTACGTTATTTTCCTTTCCTTTCacgtaatttatattaatattgtattcACCTTGTTTAATTAACCATCTTTCCGATCTTGGGTTAATGTCTTTtcccttgttttttatttggagCCACTTAAGTGGTTGGTGATCGGTTAAGAGATCAAATGCTCTGCCGTAAATGTATGGTCTATTATTATATGTCACTGCCCAGACAATAGCTAGTAGTTCTTTTTCTGTAGTGGAATAACTTCTTTCGTGTTTGTTAAGTGTTCGACTAGCATAGCTTATAGGATGTCTGTCCTGGGTTAATACTGCGCCAATTGCAAAGTCACTTGCATCAGTTgaaatgccaaattttttgttaaagtcTGGATATTTTAATATTGGTGGGCTTACTAAtagatttttaagtttttcaaaggATGATATGTACTGAGGATCGCgagtgtttattttaatatccttttttaaatattttgttaaaccaTGTGCTACTTTAGCGTAATCTCttacaaattttctataataaccTGTTATACCTAGGAATGATTTAATTTGCTTTGATGTAGTAGGCAACTTTAGTTTTTGTAAGTTTTcgattttgcttaaatttggTTGTATCCCTTCTGTTGTTAAAGTGTGACCTAGAAATTCAGTAGTTTTCgcgaaaaatttgcatttatctaCCTGAatctttaaattatgttttcttaatgctgaaaatattttttgatattttgggtATGTTCTTCAATACTTGAACTAAAAATTAAGATGTCGTCTAAACAAACTACACATATCTTGTTGATATATTCCCTAAGAACTGAATTCATTAAATGTTGGAAAGTTGCTGGTGCATTCTTTAGTCCGAAAGGCATTCTTATAAAATCAAAGTGTCCTTGGGGTGTAGAGAAAGCTGTTTTTGGTCtatctttttcttttattaatactTGATGAAAGCCTTTTGCAAGACCTAATGTTGTAAAATACTGAGCTCTTCCCAGTTTGCTGAGTATTGTTTCTATATGGGGTATTGGATATTTATCATCTATAGTGACTTCGTTTAGCTTCCTGTAGTCAATAACTATTCTCCATTTTTTCTTCATTGAATTGTCTTGCTTTTTCGGTACAATCCAAAGAGGCGAAGTGTACGGGGAATTACTTTCTTTAATTATACCTTGGCGCAACATCTCGTTCATCTGTCTACTAATTTCTTCTTCATGAATTTGGGGtatctataaattttattataagttggtctacttgtttttgtaacaatttCATGCTGAATTTCATGAGTATGAGAAAGGTTTACACCTTCTTGGAAAAATAAATCGCTATTTGCTTTTAGAATGTAttctaatttttgcttttcttcttcattcatgtcactatttgataaaatatctagCAAATTCTCTTTACATTCTGTAAGTATATTAATATCTTCGTAATTGTAAGGGCAtgagtttataaatttaattttgttgccgTTTATTTCTACATACTCcttttctaaattaattattgctttaataggttttaaaatattctgtCCTAATATAGCatcaaagttattattttttatgttggtTAGTTTCCaatgtatataacttttttcattgaattcgtTTGGGGCTGGGGTGACTAACTCTTTATTTAAGGAGAAATTTTCCTTAATGGTGCTAAAGTGTATTGGTTTATTAAGCTCAATGCATTCATAATCTTTTAACacattatatttcaataatgatgtTGTAGACCCTGTGTCAataagacatttaatttttgaattttttatggtCACTTCTATTATCTTTAACGATTGTTTTGGGCTGGCAACCGAAAATTTGCTTGTTGATTGTTGAGAATTATTTTGCCTATTTTGTCCAAAGCTAAATTGCTCAGAATTATTTTGTCTACTTTGTCCAAAGTTAAATTGTTGATAATTGtcattttggttagaattgttACGAAATTCTCTCTGCTGATTTTGtccaaattgaaaattattggaattttGCATATACTGTTTCATTATCATTGAAATTGCCAAAATTGTGAGCCAAAGAAtttctatttgaaaaatttctataattatttCTTTGATAATTGTTTTGTCTTTTATCAAATTGTATTAGCAAACCTGTCTCTTGAAGAACGCTAAAAGCCTCTCTAATGGTGCTTATATTTCTACTAATCACTACACTGCTTAAGTTGGGGTGTATcccatttaaaaatgtttttagaattaaACTTTCGTTGTTAATTGGAGAAAATTCTATAG from Bactrocera oleae isolate idBacOlea1 chromosome 3, idBacOlea1, whole genome shotgun sequence includes the following:
- the LOC138855965 gene encoding uncharacterized protein, encoding MDKKKKINILKDAVNQIQENIISAKSGIFHPSILKNEEIYNYNIDLNKLQYIKLCALEYKENLLMFVVKIPKEFQSVQLKTIIPIPNTEAKEITAEIENVFEYKNVTYKLEEAKTLNELQISKHCIYLLNCELIKNSITEIFQIDEETILIKNANGIELNQNCDNRKIKLKNTTLIHYNNCTIKILYQTFSNTNISYNQRFYYPNYDTHNFTNKITINDLVFKNEENLKEINELKYHKNIAHIGISILSFIVIIIIILISCKIKKKKTNTIQTQESFLLREGGVMRTLSSQPDTTQQNIVNWTK